The Pseudomonas sp. SCA2728.1_7 DNA segment GATCCTCCAGCGCCAGCCAGGCCTGGGCATTACGGCGGGCGGCGTTGAGTTTGAGGCGATTGCGGATGATCCCCGGATCGAGCATCAATTCGTCGATTTCGGCGTCGCTCATCTGCGCCACGCGCTGCACGTCGAAGCCGAACAACACCTCGCGATAACGCTCGCGTTTGCGCAGCACGGTGATCCACGACAGCCCGGCCTGGAACCCTTCGAGCAAAAGCAACTCGAACAAACCCTGCGCATCGCGTAGCGGCGTGCCCCACTCCTGGTCGTGATAAGCCATGTACAGCGGATCTTCGGTACACCAAAAGCAGCGTGGCATAAGGCTCCAGGGGGCGTGCGCAGCAATGAATCGGGTATACTCCCGCTCTTTAAATCGCAGCCCAAGAAACAGGTGAATTTCGTGAGCCAGCCTACGCCAGCCGTGCGTACCTTCCAAGACTTGATCCTCGCGCTCCAGCAATACTGGGCCGAACAAGGTTGCGTGGTACTTCAGCCCTACGATATGGAAGTAGGCGCCGGCACTTTCCACACCGCGACCTTCCTCCGCGCCATCGGCCCGGAAACCTGGAACGCCGCCTACGTGCAGCCAAGCCGCCGTCCGACTGACGGCCGCTACGGTGAAAACCCTAACCGTCTGCAGCACTACTATCAGTTCCAGGTCGTCCTCAAGCCGAACCCGGACAACTTCCAGGAACTGTACCTGGGCTCGCTCAAGCATGTCGGTCTGGACCCGCTGGTCCACGACATTCGCTTCGTCGAAGACAACTGGGAATCGCCGACCCTCGGCGCCTGGGGTCTGGGCTGGGAAGTCTGGCTGAACGGCATGGAAGTGACTCAGTTCACTTACTTCCAGCAGGCGGGCGGCATCGAGTGCTACCCGGTGACCGGCGAGATCACTTACGGTCTCGAGCGTCTGGCCATGTACCTGCAAGGCGTGGATTCGGTCTACGACCTGGTCTGGGCTGACGGCCCGATGGGCAAAGTCACCTACGGCGACGTGTTCCACCAGAACGAAGTGGAGCAGTCCACTTACAACTTCGAGCACGCCAACGTCGACAAACTTTTCGAACTGTTCGACTTCTATGAAGGCGAAGCCAAGCGTCTGATCGAACTCGACCAGCCGCTGCCGTTGCCGAGCTACGAAATGGTTCTGAAGGCGTCGCACACCTTCAACCTGCTGGATGCGCGCCGGGCGATCTCGGTGACCGCGCGTCAGCAATACATTCTGCGCGTTCGCACCCTGGCGCGTTCCGTTGCGCAAGCCTACCTGCTGGCACGCGCCAAGCTGGGCTTCCCGATGGCGACCCCGGACCTGCGTGACGAAGTACTGGCCAAGCTGGAGGCAGCACAATGAGTGCGCAAGATTTTCTGGTTGAACTGGGCACCGAAGAACTGCCACCGAAAGCCCTGAACACCTTGGCTGACGCGTTCCTCGCCGGTATCGACAAGGGCCTGCAAGCCGCTGGCCTGAGCTACGAAACCAAAACCGTCTACGCCGCACCGCGTCGTCTGGCTGTGCTGATCACCGCGCTGGCTACCCAGCAGCCGGATCGCAGCATCAACCTCGACGGCCCGCCACGTCAGGCGGCGTTCGACGCTGACGGCAACCCGACTCAGGCAGCATTGGGCTTTGCCAAGAAGTGCGGCGTTGATCTGAGCGAAATCGACCAGAGCGGCCCGAAACTGCGTTACAGCCAGAGCATCGCTGGCAAGCCGACCGCGAGCCTGCTGCCGACCATCGTCGAAGATTCGCTGAACGACCTGCCGATCCCGAAACGCATGCGTTGGGGTGCGCGTAAGGAAGAGTTCGTGCGTCCGACCCAATGGCTGGTGATGCTGCTCGGCGACCAGGTCATCGACTGCACCATCCTCGCGCAGAAGGCTGGCCGTGACTCCCGTGGTCACCGTTTCCATCACCCGGAAAGCGTGCGCATCGGTTCGCCGTCGAGCTACCTCGCTGACCTGCGTGCCGCTTATGTGCTGGCCGACGCCAATGAGCGTCGCGAGATCATCAGCAAGCGCACCGAAGAGCTGGCCACCCGTCAGGAAGGCACGGCCATCGTTCCGCCGGCACTGCTCGACGAAGTGACCGCGCTGGTTGAATGGCCGGTGCCTCTCGTGTGCTCGTTCGAGGAGCGTTTCCTCGACGTGCCGCAAGAAGCACTGATCACCACCATGCAGGACAACCAGAAGTATTTCTGCCTGCTGGATGCCGACGGCAAGTTGCTGCCACGTTTCATTACTGTGGCCAACATCGAAAGCAAAGACCCGCAACAGATCATCGCCGGTAACGAGAAAGTGGTTCGCCCACGCCTGACCGACGCCGAGTTCTTCTTCAAGCAGGACAAGAAGCAGAAACTCGAAGCTTTCAACGATCGCCTGAAGAACGTGGTGTTCCAGGAAAAACTCGGCAGCGTCTACGACAAGGCCGAACGCGTATCGAAACTGGCTGCGTACATCGCCGCGCGCATCGGTGGCAACGCCTCGTGGGCCGCTCGCGCTGGCCTGCTGTCGAAGTGCGACCTGGCCACCGAAATGGTCGGCGAGTTCCCGGAGATGCAAGGTGTCGCCGGTTACTACTACGCCCTCAATGACGGCGAGCCGGAAGACGTCGCGCTGGCGCTCAACGAGCAGTACATGCCTCGCGGTGCCGGTGCAGAACTGCCGGCGACCCTGACCGGTGCAGCCGTCGCGATCGCTGACAAGCTCGACACCCTGGTCGGTATCTTCGGTATCGGCATGCTGCCAACCGGTAGCAAAGACCCGTATGCCCTGCGCCGTGCGGCACTCGGCGTGCTGCGTATCCTCATCGAGAAGAAACTCGATCTGGACCTGAACGATGCCGTGGCGTTCGCCGTGGCCGCATTCGGTGCCAAGGTCAAGGCTGCCGGCCTCAACGAGTCCGTGCTGGAATTCATCTTCGACCGTCTGCGTGCACGTTACGAAGACGAAGGCGTTGAAGTGGCCACTTACCTGTCGGTTCGTGCTTTGAAGCCGGGTTCGGCGCTGGACTTCGATCAGCGTGTGCAAGCGGTGCAAGCCTTCCGCAAACTGCCGGAAGCGGCAGCGCTGGCGGCGGTGAACAAGCGTGTATCGAACCTGTTGAGCAAACTCGAAGGCGCGGTGCCGACAGAGGTGCAAGCCAAGTACTTCGACAACGCCAACGAGTTCTCGCTGTACTCGGCGATCCAGCAAGCGGATCAAGCGGTGCAGCCAATGGCCGCGGCGCGTCAGTACAACGAATCGCTGGCACGCCTGGCGGCATTGCGTGAGCCGGTGGATGCGTTCTTCGACGCGGTGATGGTCAATGCCGACGACGCCAATGTGCGGGCCAACCGTTACGCGCTGCTGGCGCGCCTGCGTGGTCTGTTCCTCGGCGTTGCCGACATTTCGCTGCTGGGTTGAGGGATTGCTGTTGAAACTGCTGATTCTTGATCGGGACGGCGTGATCAATTACGACTCCGACGCTTACATCAAGTCGGTGGCGGAGTGGATTCCGTTGCCCGGCTCGATCGAGGCGATTGCGCAGTTGAGCAAGGCCGGCTGGACGGTGGCAGTGGCCACCAACCAGTCGGGCATCGCTCGCGGCTACTACGACCTCGCCACTCTCGATGCCATGCACGCGCGTTTGCGCGAACTGGTAGCGGAGCAGGGCGGTGAGGTCGGGCTGATCGTGTACTGCCCGCATGGGCCGGACGAAGGCTGCGATTGCCGCAAGCCGAGACCAGGGATGTTGAAAACCATCGCGGCGCATTACAACGTCGAGCTGACCAATGTCTGGTTCGTCGGCGACAGCCTTGGTGACCTGGAGGCCGCCAAAGCCGTCGATTCACAGCCAGTTTTGGTAAAGACCGGAAAAGGCGCGAAGACTCAGGGCAAAACCCTGCCGGTTGGCACTCTGATTTTTGACGATCTGGCGGCGATTGCCGCAGAACTTATCCACAACTAGAGTACTTCTGAAGTTCCTGACCAGGGATTGATCGGGAGTGCGCTTGAACACTCGGGCATTGCCCCGTCACGGTAAACGTCACTATGTCGATACTGCGGGCCATCAGGATTTTTCTCTTTTACCTGCTGCTGGGCACCACCTCCCTGCTGTGGTGCAGCTTGAGTTTTTTTATCGCGCCGTTTTTGCCGTTCAAGGCGCGTTATCGTTTTATCAACGTGTACTGGTGCCGTTGCGCCTTGTGGCTGACCAAGGTGTTCCTCGGTATTCGTTACGAAATCAAAGGCGCTGAAAACGTGCCTGACCGGCCCTGCGTGATTCAGTCGAACCACCAGAGTACCTGGGAGACGTTTTTTCTCTCCGCTTATTTCTCGCCGTTGAGCCAGGTGCTCAAACGCGAACTGCTGTACGTGCCGTTCTTCGGCTGGGCGATGGCCATGCTGCGGCCGATCGCGATTGACCGCGACAACCCGAAAGCGGCGCTGAAACAAGTCGCGGCGAAGGGTGATGAGCTGCTGAAAGACAACGTTTGGGTGCTGATCTTCCCGGAAGGTACACGCGTTCCTTACGGCACTGTCGGCAAGTTCTCCCGCAGTGGTAGCGCGTTGGCGGTGAATGCGGCGCTTCCTGTGCTGCCGATTGCACACAATGCCGGCAAGTTCTGGCCGAAAATCGGTTGGGGCAAGAAGTCCGGCGTGATCACCGTAGTCATCGGTGAGCCGATGTATGCCGAAGGCACAGGCCCGCGCGCCATCGCCGAGCTGAACGACCGGGTGCAAGCCTGGAACGAGAAGACTCAGCGCGAAATGGGCTCACTGCCACCGGCCCCGCAGGCACCTGCTGCAAGCGATCAAGTGGCTGTCTGAGATTTTGTGGATAACCTGTGTACGGTTTTGTTGAAAACGCTTGAATGTTGACAATAAGTGATTGATTTACTTATATATTTCTCAAGCTCATAAAAGACCGTAAAAGGTGCATAAGTTTTTTTCGGATGTAAAAAAACCGGCTGATATAGCCGGTTTTTTTGTGCCTGATCAGTCGGGGACAAGCGGTAACTCAAGCAGGAAGGTGGTGCCTTGATCAACCACGCTGCGGCATTCGATTTTGCCGCCGTGATGATCGACTACCGCTTTGACCATCGACAAGCCGAGGCCCACGCCGTCGATGCCCTGCGCGGAAGAAAAACGTCGGTATTGACTGAACAGGTCGGGCAATTCATCAGCGGCGATGCCCTTGCCTTGATCGATCAATTCACAGTGCAACCATTCCTCACGGCAACTGACGCGCAGGGTGATAGTGGTATCTGCCGGGCTGTACTTGATCGCGTTCTCCAGCAGGTTGAACAGCGCGCGGGTCAGCAAGCCCTGATCAGCATTGATCAGACGTTCCTGCGACTCTTCATCCATGTCATGCAGCAGCTCGATACGTTTCTGCTGGGCGATGGGCAACGCTTGATCCAGTACGTCCAGCACCAACATCGCGAACAGCGTCGGCTGAAATTGGTAAGCCTCGGATTCGGCCCGCGCCAACAGAACAAACCCGTCAGTCAGATCCAGCGCGCGACGTACCTGGCGTTCGATTTGTTCGAACAACGGCGCATCGGCCCCGACTTGATGACGGTGCACATCGAGCAGGGCGAGGATCGCCGAGTGCGGCGCGCGCAGGTCGTGGGAAAGAAAGCGCAGCAACACGCTACGTTGTTCCTCGGCCGCGCGTTCGGCACTGAGGTCGGTGAGGCTCAGCAGCCAGCCAATTGGCGTGTCACCGTCCACCGGAAGGAGGGCGGCACGTTCCAGACGCAGGCTGCGCTCCTTGTGATCACGGAACTCCAACAGCGGCAGGGCGGAAAGCGGCGGGCGCAGCTCTGTGGATAACTCCGGGTAACCGAGCCACTCGAGTTGATCGAGGACGTCATCCCCCACCAGGTTGTTATCGAAGAGCTGGCGAGCCTTGCGATTGCCCAACAGTATCTGCCCCTTGGGGTCACTGATCAGTGTGGCAACCGGCAGGTACTCCAGACCGTCGGCGATAAAACGCCGGGTATCGCGGGTGCGGCTCATGGCTTGTTCGAGCGCCATGATCTGACCCTGCAGGCGGTCAGCCCCGGTGAATTGCGAGCGACGGCGCTCGGGGAAAACTTTCGGTTCACTGTCCAGTCGTGCCAATTCCCAACCGAAATAGGTCAACACCACACTCAGGCGCCGCCAATTCCAGATCAGATAACCGAACAACATGCCCAGCACTGCCGGCGTCGGCGACCACCAAAGGCGCATTTCTGCCAGAGCCGCACTGGCTAGCAGTGCACACGCCATGCCGATCAACGTGACCCAAAGCGCCCAGCGCGGGCGCCATAACAGCAGCCCTAGACTGCCTGCCACCCAAGCGACCGACAACAATGCGCCCGTCGCCGGGTGCGCATTGTGCAAGTTGATCTGCGCACGGTAAGACAGCAGCGCAGTCAGCGGCAACAGCACTAGACTTATCCACAACCACTCACGCACCAACTGTCGAAACAGTCGCTGCACCTGACTCGGCTCACGGCTTTCGCGCCGGCGCTGATTGTTCATGGGGAAAAAGGGCAGGGCAGGGTGAATGCTTTCATAGGTCAAAGGTCTGAGACGTAGACCCGAAGAATCATAGCGGACGTCGACCAACGGCGGGCCGCTTACTTTCAAGGTGATGACCAAGCGACTATGGTTGACGCCCAACTGCCCAAGCAACAAGGAACCACCGCGTATGCGCGTTGCGATACTGGACGACGAACCCGCCGAACTGCGCCGGGTCGAACAAACCCTGCAGCAAATGGCCGATGCCGGCGAACAGCCGTGGTCACTGCACAGCTTCGAGCGTGGTGAAGACCTGTTGCGACAGCTACGCCGGGAGACCTTCGACCTGCTGATCCTCGACTGGCAACTGCCCGACCTCACGGGTCTATCCCTGCTGCGCTGGACCCGCGAGCACATGGAAGCGCCACCGGCAGCGATCATGCTGACCAGTCGCGATGGTGAGAGCGATATTGTTCAGGCGCTGAACGCCGGGGCTGATGATTACGTTAGCAAGCCGTTTCGGCCCAATGAGCTGAAGGCGCGAGTGGCTGCGGTGCTACGGCGACATGCCCAACAACGCACCGCCGCGAGCGAAGTGCTGAGCTTCAACGACCTGGCCTTCGATGACGCCGAACTGACTGTTACCCGCGAGGGAAAACCCATCGTCATGACCGAGCGCGAGTATCGACTGGCGCGGTGTCTGTTCAGCAATCTGGGCCGGCCGTTGTCGCGGGATTATCTCTATGAGCGGTTCTGGCCGCATGAGGAGATGGCGTCATCGCGACCGTTGGATACGCATATCTATCGTCTGCGCAACAAGCTCGGGCTGACGGCGGAGCGGGGTTGGCAACTGCTGACCATTTATGGGTATGGATATCGACTGGAAAGTGTCACGGCAACGAGCGAGTGAAGAGGGAAGGCCAACGGCATTGCGTTGGCCCCGGCTGGCACCACTGATCAATGAAAGGTCAATGCCAGCAAACCAATCGCCAGTTTGCGGATGTCTTCTCCCCAGCCGAGATCATGCGGACTGACTGCCAGCGGGAAATGCAGCTGGATACGCAGCACACCTTGTTGCGCGACGAGGGCCTGCACCTCGGCGGGCAGGTTGATATTGATTGCATTGCTGGTGGCGTTGGTCAGGCTGGCAGAGATTACCGGCACGTTATTGATGCTGATATCCACCGTTTGGCGCGGCGTTTTCTCAGACAGGAACGCGTTGGTTTCAAGCGTCAGTGAACTCACGCCAGCCTTGGGGCGCAGGATGATCTCGGCATCCGGCCCTACCGATCCGGTGCCCCACGCCTCGGCAAACCACCAGCCTTTTCCAAGTGCATCCGTGCCCCGGCTCCCCTCCACAAACTGCAGCTTTTCGCCGGTGTCGAATGAAGGGATCAAATCCCGGGGAGCACCGGCCATGAGTGGCAGACAGTCAGCGCAGCGCTTCCAGCCCGGTGCCAGCACATGGAAGCCGTCAATCCTGGCCAGCATATCGCTGTCGCCATCCACGTTTAGCGCCGCTTGCAGCGCTGTCCGCTGCTCAAGCACGTAGAGGGTATCGCGCTCATACTTGCCGGAGTCGATGGTTCTGGCGGCAGTACGCTGCAGATCCTCCTGCGCTTGCGCACTCACCCGGCCCAGGTACACCGCATCGGTGGCGAGATGATTGCGGCCCGCGTAATCGGAGAGGGTCATCCAATGCGTCGTCAGGTTCTGCGGAATCACGTAGCGGACCTTCTGATAGTGCGCTGCCGCGCTTTGCCAGAACGGATTGACCATCGGGGTTTTCCAGGTCGCAGCAGGTGTGACCATCTGCTGCCGGCGTATGCCTGCCCAACCGGCGCGGGTGTCGAAGACCTGTACCAGAAGGGCTGTCACCAGCAGCAACAGCGCAGTCCGTGGCGCCGCGTTACGCGCGATCAGGAACACCACCGCAAAGATCGCCGCGTACATGACCGGCCAGATCATCCGCCCCGAAGCGCGGAAAATACCGGCCATGGAAATGACGGGGTCAGGCAACCAGTAGACGAACTCGAGCGGTCCGACGCCGATCCTGTTGGAGAATGCAAAAAGCATCAGTCCAAACAGTGCCAGCAGCAATAACCAGCGTTTGCGCATCGTTGCAACGATCTGGCCTTCGCCTGAGCAAATGAACCACAGCGCGCAAACGAGCAGAAACATCACCCCCAGCCCCGGGAAAGCCATGCCGGCCGAATCCCCAGGTACGCCAGGTATATCGCCGAGGACGCGAGACCATCCAGCGGGGTCGAAAAACGTCAGCACATT contains these protein-coding regions:
- a CDS encoding DNA-3-methyladenine glycosylase I → MPRCFWCTEDPLYMAYHDQEWGTPLRDAQGLFELLLLEGFQAGLSWITVLRKRERYREVLFGFDVQRVAQMSDAEIDELMLDPGIIRNRLKLNAARRNAQAWLALEDPVALLWSFVNDQPIINHFKDRSEVPAITPEALAMSKALKKAGFTFVGPTICYALMQASGMVMDHTQDCDRYAQLVNGG
- the glyQ gene encoding glycine--tRNA ligase subunit alpha, with amino-acid sequence MSQPTPAVRTFQDLILALQQYWAEQGCVVLQPYDMEVGAGTFHTATFLRAIGPETWNAAYVQPSRRPTDGRYGENPNRLQHYYQFQVVLKPNPDNFQELYLGSLKHVGLDPLVHDIRFVEDNWESPTLGAWGLGWEVWLNGMEVTQFTYFQQAGGIECYPVTGEITYGLERLAMYLQGVDSVYDLVWADGPMGKVTYGDVFHQNEVEQSTYNFEHANVDKLFELFDFYEGEAKRLIELDQPLPLPSYEMVLKASHTFNLLDARRAISVTARQQYILRVRTLARSVAQAYLLARAKLGFPMATPDLRDEVLAKLEAAQ
- the glyS gene encoding glycine--tRNA ligase subunit beta, translated to MSAQDFLVELGTEELPPKALNTLADAFLAGIDKGLQAAGLSYETKTVYAAPRRLAVLITALATQQPDRSINLDGPPRQAAFDADGNPTQAALGFAKKCGVDLSEIDQSGPKLRYSQSIAGKPTASLLPTIVEDSLNDLPIPKRMRWGARKEEFVRPTQWLVMLLGDQVIDCTILAQKAGRDSRGHRFHHPESVRIGSPSSYLADLRAAYVLADANERREIISKRTEELATRQEGTAIVPPALLDEVTALVEWPVPLVCSFEERFLDVPQEALITTMQDNQKYFCLLDADGKLLPRFITVANIESKDPQQIIAGNEKVVRPRLTDAEFFFKQDKKQKLEAFNDRLKNVVFQEKLGSVYDKAERVSKLAAYIAARIGGNASWAARAGLLSKCDLATEMVGEFPEMQGVAGYYYALNDGEPEDVALALNEQYMPRGAGAELPATLTGAAVAIADKLDTLVGIFGIGMLPTGSKDPYALRRAALGVLRILIEKKLDLDLNDAVAFAVAAFGAKVKAAGLNESVLEFIFDRLRARYEDEGVEVATYLSVRALKPGSALDFDQRVQAVQAFRKLPEAAALAAVNKRVSNLLSKLEGAVPTEVQAKYFDNANEFSLYSAIQQADQAVQPMAAARQYNESLARLAALREPVDAFFDAVMVNADDANVRANRYALLARLRGLFLGVADISLLG
- the gmhB gene encoding D-glycero-beta-D-manno-heptose 1,7-bisphosphate 7-phosphatase, whose amino-acid sequence is MLLKLLILDRDGVINYDSDAYIKSVAEWIPLPGSIEAIAQLSKAGWTVAVATNQSGIARGYYDLATLDAMHARLRELVAEQGGEVGLIVYCPHGPDEGCDCRKPRPGMLKTIAAHYNVELTNVWFVGDSLGDLEAAKAVDSQPVLVKTGKGAKTQGKTLPVGTLIFDDLAAIAAELIHN
- a CDS encoding lysophospholipid acyltransferase family protein, with translation MSILRAIRIFLFYLLLGTTSLLWCSLSFFIAPFLPFKARYRFINVYWCRCALWLTKVFLGIRYEIKGAENVPDRPCVIQSNHQSTWETFFLSAYFSPLSQVLKRELLYVPFFGWAMAMLRPIAIDRDNPKAALKQVAAKGDELLKDNVWVLIFPEGTRVPYGTVGKFSRSGSALAVNAALPVLPIAHNAGKFWPKIGWGKKSGVITVVIGEPMYAEGTGPRAIAELNDRVQAWNEKTQREMGSLPPAPQAPAASDQVAV
- a CDS encoding HAMP domain-containing sensor histidine kinase, coding for MNNQRRRESREPSQVQRLFRQLVREWLWISLVLLPLTALLSYRAQINLHNAHPATGALLSVAWVAGSLGLLLWRPRWALWVTLIGMACALLASAALAEMRLWWSPTPAVLGMLFGYLIWNWRRLSVVLTYFGWELARLDSEPKVFPERRRSQFTGADRLQGQIMALEQAMSRTRDTRRFIADGLEYLPVATLISDPKGQILLGNRKARQLFDNNLVGDDVLDQLEWLGYPELSTELRPPLSALPLLEFRDHKERSLRLERAALLPVDGDTPIGWLLSLTDLSAERAAEEQRSVLLRFLSHDLRAPHSAILALLDVHRHQVGADAPLFEQIERQVRRALDLTDGFVLLARAESEAYQFQPTLFAMLVLDVLDQALPIAQQKRIELLHDMDEESQERLINADQGLLTRALFNLLENAIKYSPADTTITLRVSCREEWLHCELIDQGKGIAADELPDLFSQYRRFSSAQGIDGVGLGLSMVKAVVDHHGGKIECRSVVDQGTTFLLELPLVPD
- a CDS encoding response regulator transcription factor, whose product is MRVAILDDEPAELRRVEQTLQQMADAGEQPWSLHSFERGEDLLRQLRRETFDLLILDWQLPDLTGLSLLRWTREHMEAPPAAIMLTSRDGESDIVQALNAGADDYVSKPFRPNELKARVAAVLRRHAQQRTAASEVLSFNDLAFDDAELTVTREGKPIVMTEREYRLARCLFSNLGRPLSRDYLYERFWPHEEMASSRPLDTHIYRLRNKLGLTAERGWQLLTIYGYGYRLESVTATSE
- a CDS encoding DUF6311 domain-containing protein, translated to MTHQCVRKDSVTRLSVNVLPLLLGILAFFIVIGPRALNPQNIAWLGSGDPATHYLGWVFFRHSPWSLPLGLNPSYGLELSSAIIYSDSNPLLALIFKPFAAWLPEPFQYFGLWLLLCFVLQGWFAWKLMGLATANIALRLLGAALFLFNPALISRMAEHLSLAGHFLILAALYLALRPHVERRCPAWGTLLAVAALIHAYLLAMVGLIWLADLLARSLRRQLLLKKAFVELVGLLLLTGVCCWQAGYFTVEGEGLASFGFGLFRANVLTFFDPAGWSRVLGDIPGVPGDSAGMAFPGLGVMFLLVCALWFICSGEGQIVATMRKRWLLLLALFGLMLFAFSNRIGVGPLEFVYWLPDPVISMAGIFRASGRMIWPVMYAAIFAVVFLIARNAAPRTALLLLVTALLVQVFDTRAGWAGIRRQQMVTPAATWKTPMVNPFWQSAAAHYQKVRYVIPQNLTTHWMTLSDYAGRNHLATDAVYLGRVSAQAQEDLQRTAARTIDSGKYERDTLYVLEQRTALQAALNVDGDSDMLARIDGFHVLAPGWKRCADCLPLMAGAPRDLIPSFDTGEKLQFVEGSRGTDALGKGWWFAEAWGTGSVGPDAEIILRPKAGVSSLTLETNAFLSEKTPRQTVDISINNVPVISASLTNATSNAININLPAEVQALVAQQGVLRIQLHFPLAVSPHDLGWGEDIRKLAIGLLALTFH